The DNA window CCGAGTCACCGCCGGTTTGGCCGCCGTCGCCGGTACCGGAATCGCCACCACCCGAAGGTCCCGGCGACACACCAGGATTCGGTCCCGGCGTGACCGGGACGACGGGGCCGTTCGTAATCGTCGGCGCGGTGGGCATATACGGGACGCCGACATCGGTCTGCCCCGCCACCTGGCCGTAGACCGTCCGCAGGATTCTGCGGCCCTCCTGCTCGGCCTCGGTTTGGGTGTATTCGTCGGTCTTCATGACGCCGTCTTTGGGCAGCGTCTTGCCGGTGATCTCCGGGCGTTCGGTGAGGCCGGGCATGAGTGCCTGGGTCTGCTCGAGGCCGGTCTTCATTTCGGAGAGTTTGAGGCTGGTCAGCGTTGCCGCCGTGGCCAGTGGGATCGACTTTTCGTGGTAGTTGTTCACTGCGGTCGTCGCGGCCTGCGCTGCCGCGCCGGTCCAGCCGGAGTGGCCGTTCTGGCCGGTGATGGTGCGGGCGAATTCGCGTTTGAAGGTTTCGAACGAACCCTGAAGTTCCAGACCGATATTCGCCCACATCGTGACCGCGTCATCGACCAGTTTCGGCTTCATCGCCGATACGGCGGTCTGCATTTGCTCGAGGGTGAGGTGGTCGTAGCTGTCTGGGGTGGTGACGTGCGGCGGTTGTGTCTCGCCTTCGAAGTTGTTGTAACCGGACTCGGTCTTGTAGATCCAGTCGCGGTCGCGGTTCCACTGTTCCTGCGCCTCGATGATGCGGCGCTGGTAGTCGTCGTAAGTCATTCCGGAGTCACCTGCGTCAACTGGGAGGCGCGGTCTTGGTCTTGGGCGACGAAGTTTGCGATCGCCTTCGCCACAACCTCTTTCGCAGTCTCGACGGCATCGATGTGCTGTTTAACCACTGCGTCGAGCGAGCGATCGGTTCCGGATGCGGTCTCCGAAAACTTCTTCTCCAAGATCTTGCCCGAAGGGAAGTCTCCGAATCCCGTGATGCGGCTTATGTTGTCGGTAAGTGCCAGCACAGTGTTCAGCCTGTCGATGTGGTCGTCGCACACCTTGTCCAAGTCTTTTCCGACCTCAGGTGACAGTGACAGCTCACCGGCATTCGCCCGTTCCAGTAATTGCGACCATTGGTCTGGATCGATGCCGCTTATCATTCCCCCTCCTCAACGTGCAGGTAGATACATGGCCAAGGCTTCAGTGAGTCGACGTGTCTCGGCACATGGTTCACCGGCTTTGGCCCCGGATGAGCCGTATCGATTCAGTACGTGGAAATCGACGATTCCGGCGGGGACCTCAACGGCCAGCCAGCACCCCAGGTCGTGTGTGGCACCAGCGCCGCGAAACTGAAGAGCCTGATGGGCACCGACAGTTGTGGGCATGTAGTCCACATAGTCGGTGCGCTGCCTGGACTCTTCGAGTGTGTGTTCCGATGACAGGACACTAAAGGTGTACGCCTTCGGCTCGGACTGCCAACTGCATACCTTCCAGCCGGTGGGGTCGACCCCGGCAACGGTGTTTTCCTTGGTGGAAGTGTTCAACCCGAGCGCAGTGAGCGCAGAATCGGGGATGGTGCACGGATCCCAAACGGCGGCTTCAGGGGCGGTCGATGTCGTCGCCGCGGCAGTTGTCTTCGGTGCGCTCGTGGTGGCCGCAGTCGGCTTCCCCTCCGTCGAATCGCCATTGCACCCGGCGAGCACCAGTGCCGCGCCAATGGCCAAGGCCGCAGCGGGCAATGCCTTCGCTCTACCAGTCATTCGCGTACCCCTTCACTACTACCAAGTGCCAAGGGGCCACGCGCATCCCCCGCTGGCCCGCACTTTACCGTCGGCCGCTCGCGACCTGCAATGAGCGGGCAGGCGGAACAAGATCGAGACCTCCCGCGTCAGACGAGCGGGAGGTCTCGAATCGATCGACTACGACCGGCGGAATTCCCCATCAGAGATGGCGGCAGCGAACGCATCCCACGCGCCGCCACCGAACACCAGGGCTGGGCCATCCGGATTCTTCGAGTCCCGGACACCGACGAGATTGCTGGACAGGAACGCGACCTCGACGCAGTCCTTCGTGCCGGAGCTTCGGGTGCTCTTGAACCAGCGAGCCCCTGCGAGGTCGATCTCGTACTTGTCGCTCACGTCGCGCACTCCCTAGCTAGCTGCCGAAGCAGGCTCCTGCTGTTCGTCTCATCCAGCGCCGCGCGTCGGATGGACGCATGAGCCACATGGTAGCGCTCCACGTCTGCCTGCGACTCCAGATATAAGTCCCCCGTGAAGTTTTCGAGGTAGACGACTGATGGCTCGATTGGTTCGTTCTTCTTGTCCAGTCCGAAGTCGACGACTGTGAACATTCCAACCGGATCTCCCAATGGGATGCCTGCACTGTAGGGGAGCACCCGCAGTGTGAGGTTCGGTCGCGTCGACATGTCGGCGAGGTGTCGCAGTTGGGCAGCCATGATTTGGCGGCTCCCAACCACGCGTCGTAACGCACACTCGAGCAGTACAACATCGAACTCGGTTGGTTGGCGTTTGCGAGTGAGAATGTTCTGGCGACGTCGCTTCAGTTGCACCCGTCGTTCGATTTCGTCAGGGGTGTCGGTAGGGCTCGCCGTGCGGGCCAGAATGCGTGCATAGTCCGGAGTCTGCAACAGCCCCAACACCACGTCGGGCGAATACGACGTCAGCCTGCGCGCAGCCGCCTCCAACCCCACGTAGACATTGAAGTCCTCCGGGATCAGCTTCCCGTAGTCATGCCACCAACTCTTCCCCGACGCCTCCTGCGCCAGCCCGAGCAATCCGGCGGTGACGACATCGCTTGCGCTGTACACACTGCACAGCTCCCGAATATCGAGCAGTCGTATCTTGTGCGTCTGTCCCGTCTCCAATCGCTGTAGCGTGGTCGTGCCGCGTTCGATCAGCCGCGCGGCTTCCGGCATGGTCATTCCGGCCTGCAAGCGCAGGTCTCGGAGGTGCCGTCCCAGTTGCCGTCGCGGCACAGTGCTTCCTGATTCCGACATGGGCCCCCTGCCTCAGTTCTCGGATGTGAAGGTGATTCGTGCGTGTATGTACCGATCTCCGCAAATGGATCTTGGCCTCGCCGTTCGGCGCGATCGGAATGAAATCCCCATGAAGACGCTGACTCCTCCGCCTGTCGCGTGCTGTGCTGTTGCCGCGCCCGGCCGGGGAGTCCAAGGAAACTGAGAAACCTATTGGATCACAACGGAATGCTGTTATCCGCAGATTCGGCCGGGTGCACCCGAATTCACCGATACGAACCGAGCTTCGAGGACCGCCGTGCTGATCGAACCGCTGCCGACCAAAGGGGACGTCCTGCGCGCCTGTCGCGGCGTCGAACACACCGCCCACCCACTGCTACGCGCGGCCTATGAACTCGCCTGCCTGCACGAACGCAGCCCGTCCGATGAGCATCAGGGCACCGATATCAATTGCCGCAGAGCAGGTTTGGTCCGCGAGATCGATCGCTGGGTCTACGCACACCTACCGCCGGCGCACGGTTGCGCCTCGGTGCACACCGAAACACTGGGCACCGTGATCGACCGCCTCGCCGAGTACACCGCGATCGCCTACACCGCCCTGGCCAGCCCATCCGACAACGACCTCGGCGACGCCTGGGAGCGTTTGGCCGAATTAGCCGTCGGCTACGAGGATTTGGCCGACGAGGTCACCACCGGCCGCCGCCGCCTCCCCGGCGGCCCCTGACCCCACCGATGCCCATCATCGACGCAGCAAACCTGAGATTAACTAAATATTAGCCATGACTTCTTGTGCTGCCCGATCCGTGTATCAACGCGCGCCGACGCCACTGCGGTGTTCCCGTCCGAAGCCCCTCACGGTCGACCTCAAATCAACTTGTTGAACTATTAACCCGCAGGTAGGCGTCGTGCGAGCGCGGGACGGGCCCGCAGCAGTCTCCGTTGCCCCCTTACCTCGCGCACGAAAGAGGCGCACAATGATTGCGATACACCGGCTTCAGGGATTGTGATCGGTGGGTAGCTGGATGTCCGCCGACAACATTCGGACGGGCATCTCCCGTGATGACAGCGTCCACATACGGGGTCGCGGCGCCTGGATCCACTGCTGGCATCGCCGCCGCGCTCCGCACCACACTCAGCGCCGGGCGTGCGAATGCTGCCCGTAGCGACTACGGCCGCTCCCGCCAGTTCGGCGCCATCAACCGATAGGAAGCGCCATGTCAGAGCAGAACAAGGCCGCCGCCAAGCGCGTCTTCGACGCATGGAATACGCGAGATCTCGATGTATTCGACGAGGTGATCGCGGTCGACTGCATCAACCACGATCCACAGAACCCGTTCGCCGATGTCCATGGCCCCGACAGCTTCAAAAGGCTCGGGCAGATGTATCTCGCCGCGTTCTCGGATCAACGGTTCTTGGTCAACGAACAGATCGCCGAGGGCGATTTCGTCACTACCCGATGGACGGCGACGGGCACCAACGACGGCGAGATGATGGGCATGTCCCCGACAGGCAAATCAGCGGTCGTTCAGGGAATCTCGATCAGTCGCTTCCGGGACGGCAAGATCGTCGAAAGCTGGGCATGCTGGGACACACTCGGGATGATGCAGCAACTCGGCGTCGCCCAGTCTGCGCACTCTGCAACAACCTGACTCGTCGACGTGGATGCGTACCGTGTCCCTGTTTCATATGGTGGACCAGGACCGGAATGAGCTGGATGGCGGGCTCGGTGACGCTGTAGGTGGCACGCCAGTCCGCGCCCGGCGTTGTCGCGGGTGAGCAGTCCCGCATCGGTCAAGGTGCGCAGCCGGTCGGCCAGGATATTGGACGCGATGCCCTCTTCGGACTGTGGCTGCAACCAGCGACGGCGGTCGCCGAACATCATGTCGCGCAGCAGGAGCGGCGACCGCCGATCACGTCGATCGCGGCGTTGATGGGGCGGCCGGAGCGCGGCACGAAACCTCCGCATCGACTGCTTGCACTTTACAAGCACCTCGGGCAAACTGATTGCACATTGCAATCAGAAGGGGTGTTTCGATGACACAGCTCGTGCGCGTCCATAACTTCAACGTCTCCAGCGATGGGTACGGAGCGGGGATTGGGCAAAGCCTGGAGCGTCCTTTCGGGCACGCCGACGGGCCGGCGCTGTTCTCGTGGGCCGGGGCGACCGCGAGCTGGGTCAACCGCACCGAACCCGGGGGGACGCGCGGTCTCGACGACTACTGCACGCGCGAGTTCCATCGCAATATCGGGGCCGAGATCATGGGGCGCAACAAGTTCGGACCACAGCGCGGTCCGTGGGAGAATCTCGACTGGCAGGGCTGGTGGGGCGACGAACCGCCGTTCCGCACACCAGTATTCGTGCTCACCCACCATGAACGACCCTCGTTCACCTTGGGAGAAACAACGTTTCATTTCCTGAGCGCATCACCGCAGGACGCCCTGGCACAGGCGAAGGCGGCCGCCGACGGAAAGGACGTGCGGATCGGCGGCGGCGTCGCCACGGTCCGTGAATTCCTGGCCGCCGACCTCATCGACACCATGCACTGCGCTGTCGCGCCCGTCGAACTCGCCGCTGGCGAACAACTCTGGGACAGTCCCGATCACCTCCTGGACCGCTTCCACCTGGAGAAGATCCCGAGCCCGAGCGGCGTTGTCCACCACTTCTTCTGGCGCCGCTGAACCGTGTACCTTGAACCCGAATTGGCAGAGCGAATTGGAAAAGATTGATCCAAACGTGCGGCCTTGGGTGGGATCGGCGGTGCAGTACGGAAATGCGGCGGGTATCGATCCTCGGCTTGTGATGGCGATCGTCTACAACGAGGGTGGATACCGATCCGATTCGTTCATCGAGAAAAGTCCTGTCGCGTACGAGCAGTTCAATCCTTCAGTTCACCGAGGTGCGAGCGTTTTCAGCCTGGGGGAGGATGGTGGCTCCGCACACCCCGCGAGAATAATAAATGGAATTCGCATGCAGAACCGCCCAGCCGTGGGAGGCCGTGTGAAGGGTAGGAATGTGTCGAGGCGGGCTCGACATCAGTCGATGGAGGATCATTATGAGTAAGAAGTTTCGGACCACAGCAGCAGTCTTAGCGATGGCTCCGGTGATCGCCTTGGGCTCGGGCGTGGCCGCCGCCGAACCGGCCCCAGCACCGGCCCCAGTACCGGTATCAGCATCGGCACCCGCTGACGCGGTCCAGCCAGTTTCCCTGCCGCTACTTTTCCCGTGGAGTTTCGTCATATGCTTCCCAACGATCCTCGCCCTCCCGCTCTATTTCGCCTGCGTGGCGTGAGCCACAGATCAGGGTCGAGGTTGGGTCGAGGTGAGCGGTGTCGCAGATCGCCTGGCCTGACCCAGTAGGTTCCCATCGGGTATATGAGCCTTCCAGCCGACGATGTGGGCGGGAAGGCTCGATGACGATGACCACGAGGAAAAGGCACACCCTGGAGCTTGTTGTTCAATCTTGTGCACCTCACTCGAGGCCCGGTAACTCCGCGTCGGCCCGGTGATTGATGATCACGCCACTTTCGAAGGCGCGTTTGACCAGAAACATGCGTTTCTGGTTCTGCGGCAAGGCTTCGATCTGGAATATTTTGAACAAGGCCCGCATGTGGGTCTTGACAGTGGAGATACTCAGGCACAGATCGTGTGCGATCCGGCAGTTCGACGCGGGGTATGCGTAGGGAGTCTGTGCGCCGCACGGGCGGCACAGCGCCGCCAGAACCAGATATTGGGCCTCGGTGAGCGAATTCCGGATGGGTTGGGCATCGTTGGCAATTGTTATTTCATCGTCGGATGGCTGGCCGTCTCGGAAAATGAATACCGATTGCCCGACATGAACAACATCGCCGGAGTTGAGTCTCCGGCACCCATCGATGCGCTCGTCGTTGACGAATGTTCCGTTCTTCGACATTCCGTTGTCGACGATGACCCAGCAGTCGCGCATCCACTCGATGATGGCGTGCAGACGCGATGCGGTCGCATCGGCCGTCACGATTATGTCGGCTGCATCCGACCGCCCGATCGTCATACGGGGCGCGTCGCGATTCAGTGAGATATCGCGCCAAATTCCATGGCTGATCTGCTGCGACAGAGTCGGACAAATGGCCGACCGGGGCCGCGCGGGCGATCTTGCCACCGAATGCAGTTCGCGATACATGGCCTCTGATCCGCTTGACGTGGACATGACTTGCGTTCCCGTTCGACGTACATTGCGAGCCGCGGGCTCCAGCCGCTTCACTCAGTGTGCGCCTTTCCGGCGCTGACCACCTGAGTAGTTGGCTACTTCTCTGCATCGGCCGGGTCCACTGGTGCCCCATGACTCGTGGATGACATCAAAGACCCTGCTCACCACGCTGATCTGCGAGCGTTCCCCGGTTCCGCCCAGGTGTGAGTGTTTCCAACCCTGAGGACGATGGCCCTATCCCGCACCCTGCGAGCAAAGTTGATGGTGTTCACCTGAGGGGAAACGAGCAGAACACTATTCGCGCCGCACTGGACCGCTGCGGCTCAACCATCGGATTCGACATGTTCAAGAAATTCGCGGGCGCTGCCGCCGTTCTCGCAGCGAGCGCAATCATGGTCGGGCAGCAAGCAGGTACCGCGCACGCCGCAGGTCCGGCCGTGCTGGGCGGTGGTTCCGGCATCATCGTCGATGATCAGAGCATCTGCACCCTCACCACGATCGGGCGTGATTCAGCAGGCAGGTTGGTCGGGTTCACGGCAGGACACTGCGGTGACGCAGGTGCCGCGGTGGTTGCCGAGGCCGACAGTGACGCCGGAGTCGTCGGCAACCTCGCCTACTCGAACAAAGACATGGACTACGCCGTGATCGTGTTCGATGCGGGCAAGGTCGTGCCGGTGAACCGCGTCGGCAACACGACGATCACCGGATTGGGCAGTCCAGCGCAGTTCCCGGATATCGCCTGCAAGGAAGGTCGGACCTCGGGCCAAACCTGTGGACTGAGCTACGGTGGTCACCCACATTGGACGAGCCGTCACCCAGGGATGTCCGGGTGACGGCTCGCGCAGGCCATGTCTAGGTGTCCGAGTGACTACGGGTCGAAGGCAGGAAGGGGCGGAGCAGGTTGGGTTCGGTCGACGGACCTGTCTGCCATTCGGCGATCCACGGACCGGTGCCTTCGCTGGGGTCGAAGATGCCTTCCTCCAGCCACTCGTAGCGGCCGTCGAGGACGCCTCGGGTGAGGGTGCGATCGTCGTCGTCGGTGTTGTCCCACAGTGCGTCGAACAACGTCTTCACTCGGATCCGGGACTGTCGGCTGAAGGTGTCGGCGAGTTCCTCGGCGGCCTTGGCCTCCGGTGCGCCCGCGGCTCGTAGTGCCTGCGCGCGCACGCAGGCCGCGGAGATCGCGAACAGCTCCGCACCGATATCGACGATGCGACCGAGGAAGTTCTGCCGGTACTCCAGGCCCGCCTGCCAGCGCGCCATGGCGTACATCAGCGATCTGGCCTGCTTGCGGGAGTTGCGCTCGACGAAGCGCAGATGCCTTGCCAGCGGACCGAATTCGGGATAAGTCGACGGGACCGTGCCCGCGCCGACCGCCAGTTGCGGGAACCACTTGGCGTAGAAACCGCCCGCACCGACCGCGGCCTTGGCCTTGTCCTTGAACTCGGCGTTGCGATCGACGAGCGCACCGGCGGCGGACATGTGGGCGTCGGCCATCTCCCTGGCGACCAGCAGCCGCATGATCTCGCTGGAGCCCTCGAAGATGCGGTTGATCCGCAGATCGCGGACCAGCTGTTCGGCTCCGACCGCGCGCTCACCACGGGCCTGCAGCGAGGCTGCCGTCTCGTAGCCGCGGCCGCCGCGGATCTGTACGAGTTCGTCGGCGATCCGGCAGCTCATCTCGCTGGCCCAGAGCTTGGCCAGGGCCGCCTCGATGCGGATGTCGTTGCGGGCCTCGTCGCACATCGTGGCCGAGAGGTCCAATGCCGCTTCGAGTGCGTAGGTGGTGGCCGCGATGAAGGAGATCTTCTCCCCGACCGCCGCGTGCTCGCCGACCGGCCTGCCCCACTGCACCCGCTGCGTACTCCACTCCCTGGCGATCTTGAGCGACCACTTCGAGGCCGCCGTGCACAGCGCCGGGATGGCGAGGCGGCCCGCGTTCAGGGTGGTGAGCGCGATTTTCAGGCCGTCGCCCTCGCGGCCGACCAGATTGCGCTTGGGCACGCGGACGTTGTACAGCCGGGTCACGCCGTTCTCGATGCCGTGCAGGCCCATGAACGCATTGCGGCGCTCCACCGTGATGCCCGGTGAATCGGCCTCGACGATGAAGGCGGAGATGCCGCCGCGGTGGCCCTCGCTCTTGGGTATCCGGGCCATCACCACCAGCAGTTCGGCGACGACGCCATTGGTGGTCCAGAGCTTGACGCCGTTGATCTCGTAGGCCTCGCCGTCCGCGGTCGGGGTGGCGAGGCTCGCCATGCGGGCCGGATCGGAGCCGACATCGGGTTCGGTGAGCAGGAACGCGCTGACCGCCCCCGCCGCGCAGCGGGGCAGGAATTCGGCCTTCTGCTCGGCGGTGCCCGCCAGCTTCAGCGGTTCGGGCACGCCGATCGACTGGTGCGCCGAGAGCAGGACGCCGAGGCTGGGGTGTGCGGAGCCGACCAGCATCAGCGCCCGGTTGTAGCCGACCTGGGACAGGCCTTGACCGCCGTACTCGGTCGGGATCTTGAGGCCGAAGCAGCCGAGTTCGGCCAGGCCCTTCACGTATTCGTCCGGAATCTTGGATTCGGTCTCGATGACGCTGCCGTCGATCGATTCGCAGAACGGCCGCAGCCGGGCCAGATAGGCCTCGGTGCGCGCGGCGTCCTCGTCGCTGGGCTGGGGATAGGGGTGGATCAGATCGAGCCGGAATCGTCCGAGAAACATCTCCTTCGCGAACGATGGTTTGGCCCAACTGGTTTCGCGGGATTCCTCGACCAGTGCACGTGCCTGTTCTTCGGTGGCGTCGACTTTCGCGGTAGTCGCCATGATGTCCTCCTCGGACGTGATCAGGATCACATTAGAGTGTAGGAGGGTTTGTTACCGGCCGGTAGATGTCGAGGGAGAGCGTTATCTTCTAATCTGACTGAAACGCCAGGCGACGGCGAGGACGTGGCCCACATTCCCGTTGGAGGGCAGGGATGTTGTTACGGCCAGGACAGGTATTCGCGGGGTACTCGATTGTGCGGCCCCTCGGTTCCGGCGGGATGGGTGCGGTCTACCTGGCTGACGATCCGGCATTGCCGCGGCAGGTGGCGCTGAAGGTGCTCGCCGCGCATCTCGGCGCAAATCACCGATACCGCAGTATCTTTCGGCGTGAGGCCGAGCTGGTGTGCCGCCTGGACCATCCCAATGTCGTCTCGGTCTACAACCGGGGTGAACAGGGCGATGCCCTGTGGATGGCGATGCAGTACGTGGACGGCACCGACGCCGGCGAGCTCATGCACAAGGAATCCGGTGGTCTGGAGCCCAACCGGGCGGCCCACATCGTCTGCGAGGCTGCCAAGGGCCTGCACCACGCGCACGAGCAGAACCTGCTGCACCGTGATGTCAAACCGTCGAACATCCTGGTGGCCGATGGTGTCGAGGGGGAACGTGTGCTCGTCGCCGACTTCGGGTTGGCGCGCACGGTCGAGGATGCCGCGACGGTCACCGAAACCGGTTGGCGTGCATGCACTCCCGCATTCGCGGCACCGGAGGTGCTGGCGGGACGCGCGGTCGATCGGCGGGCCGATATCTATTCGCTCGGTGCGACCCTGTTGGCGCTGCTCACCGGCTCGAATCCGAATGGCCACGCACCGACACCCGAGGGGACCAGCACCGTACGGGACAATCCGGAACTCACCCGGGTCCGGCCGGATGTGCCACCGGCGCTGGACGATGTCATCGCCCGCGCGATGGCGGCGGATCCGCGGCGGCGGTATCAGACCTGCGCGGAGTTCGCGCGTGCGATGGAGCTGGCGATCAGCGATACCGAGCGGTGGACGTACCGGTGGGGGTTGTCCGGTTTGGTTCGTGCTCCACGCGTCCGCATCGCCGTGCTCGCAGGGATCGCGACCGTGATCGTGGCAGCACTGACGATCGCTGTCTGGCTGATTCCCCAGCGATCCGATGGCGCGGCCCCGGTAACCGCGCCGCCCACCAGCAGTGCGCCGACAAAGCTGCTGCGGTGCTATTGGCGCGTGCGGGTCGCGCTCGGCACCGACTTCTATCTCGAATTACCCAGCGGGACAGCCGATCACGACGACGCGCATTGCGCGCTCAACGAGGGCGATCGGGGCGATTCGGTGACGGCCCTGCGGCAGGCGCTGACCATGTGCCACGGCATCCAGCTGGATGCGACGACGGTGTACGACACCCCGATGAAGCGCGCCATCAGACATCTGCAGGTCGACCACGGTGCCGCGGTCGACGGCATCTACGGCCCGGAAACGCGGGCCAAAGCCATCCAGTGGCCGGTATTCCGAGTCGCCGACGGTGCCTTCGACGGCCGATGCGTCCCAGCTCCATGACCAGCGTAGAGACGGTGGATGTGCGCATCCTCGGCCCGGTCCGGTGGTATGTCGCGGGCCGACCGCTCGCCGTCGGCGGGCCGCTGACCAGGGCGATGCTCGCGGTACTCGTGCTCAACCGGCGCAATGCCATCTCGCCGACGCGTTTGGCGAACACCATCTGGGACGGTGACCCACCGCCCAGCTTCCGTGCGAATCTGCACAATCGCATCGCCGAACTGCGGGCCGCGCTGCAGGCCGCCGAGGTGGCGGCGACCGCGATACTGCGCACCGACAGCTCCGGCAACTACTGCTTGGACATTCGGGACGAGGACTGCGACCTCGGTCGTTTCGAGCAGGCCAGAACCGCGGCGATGGCCGCGTTCGACACCGGTGACCACGCGCGCGCCGCCGAGTATTTCCTCCAGGCGCTCGGCGAATGGAGCGGCGCGGCGCTGGACGGTTTGCCGATGTCCACCTTCGTCGAGGCGTTCTGCGCGCATATGGACGAGGAGCGCCAGCACACACTCGAGGCGCGGCTGGATCTCGAGATCGCCGCCGGCCGGGCCGCCGAGGTCATCGGGGAACTGCGTGCGCTGACCGCGCGCCATCCGCTGCGCGAAACCCTGTGGGCACAACTGATCACGGCGTTGTACGCGGCGGGGCGACACGGTGACGCGCTCGCGGCCGGTCGGGCGGTGCGCGGGTTGTTGCGCGAACAGGGCATGGATCCCAGCGACCGGTTGGCCGGGCTGGAGCAGCGGATCCTGCGACATGAGCCATTGCCGAACCCGGCCCGAATTCGCTTGCGCCTCAACGTGGATTCCAGTGGGTCGACACTCTTGGAGACGCTGGGCCACCTGCAGCTGTATGTGGACGACGGCAGGCGCTATGAGGTGACCAGGGCGGTTATGACGATCGGCCGCAGCGCGGATAACGACATTCGGCTCGAGGATGCCAAGACCAGCAGGCAGCACGCCAAGGTCGTCGTGGACGGCGAGGTGGTGCGGATCGAGGATCGCGATTCGGCCAATGGCGTGTATGTCAACGACCGGCGCGTCCGGGGGTGGGCCGCGCTCGTACACGGCGACCGCATTCGGATCGGTTCGGTGATGCTCGAGGTGCGGCGTCCGCTGGCGTGAGCCTGGCGGCACATCGCGATCAGCTGCGCACAGCGCGGCGACTGCGACTACAGGTGGCCGTATCCGTTGCCTGCCTGAGCCTTTCGTCCTACACGCTGCGCAGATAGCGACCGAAGTGCGGCACCGTGAACCCGATGGTGCCGCGCTCGGCCGAATAGATCAGCCCCTTCTTGATCAACCCGTCCCGCGCCGGTGAGAGTGAGGCGGGCTTGCGGCCGAGCTCATTGGCCACCGCCGCGGTCGGCACCGGACCGTCGTCGCCCGCCAGATCGGCCATGGCACGCATATATTCGCGTTCGGCGGGTGTGGCGCGTTCGTATCGGGAACCGAAAAAGCCCACGGCCAGCTCTTCTTCGGCGCTGGGCGCGGCCACTTCGACATCCTCCGCGGTGATCGGACTCTCCGGCGCCTGATCCCAGGCCGCCTTGCCGTAGGCCTGCACGAAGTACGGATAGCCATCCGCCCGCTGGTACAGGGCATTCAGGGCTTCCGAGGTGAACTTCACCTCCTCACGCTCGGCGGGCGCGATGAGGGCCAGATCCGCGGCTTCGCGATCGAGACGATCGATGCGGTGGTAGCTGAACAGTCGCTCCGAATAGCTCTTCGAGGCCGAGAGCACCGCGGGCAGGTGTGGCAGGCCCGCGCCGACGACGATCAAAGGCGCGGCGTCCTGGCTCAATTCGTGACAGGCGCCGCAGATCGCCGAGATATCGGCCGGACCGA is part of the Nocardia sp. NBC_00565 genome and encodes:
- a CDS encoding DUF3558 domain-containing protein yields the protein MTGRAKALPAAALAIGAALVLAGCNGDSTEGKPTAATTSAPKTTAAATTSTAPEAAVWDPCTIPDSALTALGLNTSTKENTVAGVDPTGWKVCSWQSEPKAYTFSVLSSEHTLEESRQRTDYVDYMPTTVGAHQALQFRGAGATHDLGCWLAVEVPAGIVDFHVLNRYGSSGAKAGEPCAETRRLTEALAMYLPAR
- a CDS encoding DUF397 domain-containing protein; the encoded protein is MSDKYEIDLAGARWFKSTRSSGTKDCVEVAFLSSNLVGVRDSKNPDGPALVFGGGAWDAFAAAISDGEFRRS
- a CDS encoding helix-turn-helix domain-containing protein — translated: MSESGSTVPRRQLGRHLRDLRLQAGMTMPEAARLIERGTTTLQRLETGQTHKIRLLDIRELCSVYSASDVVTAGLLGLAQEASGKSWWHDYGKLIPEDFNVYVGLEAAARRLTSYSPDVVLGLLQTPDYARILARTASPTDTPDEIERRVQLKRRRQNILTRKRQPTEFDVVLLECALRRVVGSRQIMAAQLRHLADMSTRPNLTLRVLPYSAGIPLGDPVGMFTVVDFGLDKKNEPIEPSVVYLENFTGDLYLESQADVERYHVAHASIRRAALDETNSRSLLRQLARECAT
- a CDS encoding DUF4254 domain-containing protein → MLIEPLPTKGDVLRACRGVEHTAHPLLRAAYELACLHERSPSDEHQGTDINCRRAGLVREIDRWVYAHLPPAHGCASVHTETLGTVIDRLAEYTAIAYTALASPSDNDLGDAWERLAELAVGYEDLADEVTTGRRRLPGGP
- a CDS encoding ester cyclase — protein: MSEQNKAAAKRVFDAWNTRDLDVFDEVIAVDCINHDPQNPFADVHGPDSFKRLGQMYLAAFSDQRFLVNEQIAEGDFVTTRWTATGTNDGEMMGMSPTGKSAVVQGISISRFRDGKIVESWACWDTLGMMQQLGVAQSAHSATT
- a CDS encoding dihydrofolate reductase family protein; the protein is MTQLVRVHNFNVSSDGYGAGIGQSLERPFGHADGPALFSWAGATASWVNRTEPGGTRGLDDYCTREFHRNIGAEIMGRNKFGPQRGPWENLDWQGWWGDEPPFRTPVFVLTHHERPSFTLGETTFHFLSASPQDALAQAKAAADGKDVRIGGGVATVREFLAADLIDTMHCAVAPVELAAGEQLWDSPDHLLDRFHLEKIPSPSGVVHHFFWRR
- a CDS encoding FHA domain-containing protein, giving the protein MYRELHSVARSPARPRSAICPTLSQQISHGIWRDISLNRDAPRMTIGRSDAADIIVTADATASRLHAIIEWMRDCWVIVDNGMSKNGTFVNDERIDGCRRLNSGDVVHVGQSVFIFRDGQPSDDEITIANDAQPIRNSLTEAQYLVLAALCRPCGAQTPYAYPASNCRIAHDLCLSISTVKTHMRALFKIFQIEALPQNQKRMFLVKRAFESGVIINHRADAELPGLE
- a CDS encoding acyl-CoA dehydrogenase family protein, with protein sequence MATTAKVDATEEQARALVEESRETSWAKPSFAKEMFLGRFRLDLIHPYPQPSDEDAARTEAYLARLRPFCESIDGSVIETESKIPDEYVKGLAELGCFGLKIPTEYGGQGLSQVGYNRALMLVGSAHPSLGVLLSAHQSIGVPEPLKLAGTAEQKAEFLPRCAAGAVSAFLLTEPDVGSDPARMASLATPTADGEAYEINGVKLWTTNGVVAELLVVMARIPKSEGHRGGISAFIVEADSPGITVERRNAFMGLHGIENGVTRLYNVRVPKRNLVGREGDGLKIALTTLNAGRLAIPALCTAASKWSLKIAREWSTQRVQWGRPVGEHAAVGEKISFIAATTYALEAALDLSATMCDEARNDIRIEAALAKLWASEMSCRIADELVQIRGGRGYETAASLQARGERAVGAEQLVRDLRINRIFEGSSEIMRLLVAREMADAHMSAAGALVDRNAEFKDKAKAAVGAGGFYAKWFPQLAVGAGTVPSTYPEFGPLARHLRFVERNSRKQARSLMYAMARWQAGLEYRQNFLGRIVDIGAELFAISAACVRAQALRAAGAPEAKAAEELADTFSRQSRIRVKTLFDALWDNTDDDDRTLTRGVLDGRYEWLEEGIFDPSEGTGPWIAEWQTGPSTEPNLLRPFLPSTRSHSDT